One Drechmeria coniospora strain ARSEF 6962 chromosome 01, whole genome shotgun sequence genomic region harbors:
- a CDS encoding multidrug resistance-associated protein 1, with product MDSFSYGHQQRLLNTGSFTGLRPLHQLGAGYLSASPSKQPFCGNEEGWGPLSPHRYDFTPCFIDVWVASVSVYGLVFGPVAIWWLLKRKQQLEHGTSKNLHFWIKQTLLAALIADVVVQLAIQIVNYQKIWLTDFRVWTTLLTILSMGVIFSIQWIEHTKLRHANGVVLFYWLLLIISLAVKLRSLISQQVYDTHLSYFVTYCVGFGLAIVEFLVEWLWPRSASSSGYEAILEDDECPAEYATVFSRLTFSWMTPLMRHGYKVFLTENDLWSLAKSDQTKNTGEAFEDAWKHELRNRPNSPSLWLALFRAYGGPYMYAAVFKVGNDIAQYLQPQLLRVLISFVASYGEDMVPQPIIKGASIALAMFACAVFQTTMVHQYFQLTFETGMRIKGGLGSTIYRKSMRLSNEGRSSKSTGDIVNYMAVDAQRLQDLTQFAQQAWSAPFQIIICMVSLYNLVGWSMMAGIVVMIVMMPVQGFVAKIMKNLQKDQMKNKDARSRLINEIITNMKSIKLFAWGSAFMNKLNFVRNEQELKNLRRIGATQAFANFTWNTAPFFVSCSTFTVFVLTQDRPLTTDIVFPALALFNLLTFPLAVLPMVITAIVEASVAVGRLTSFLTAEELQSNAVTVREAPEEMGEETVIIREATFSWNRHESKNALVDIDYTAYKGELSCIVGRVGAGKSSFLQSILGGLWKVKGDVEVRGTVAYASQQTWILNATVKENIVFGYRFEPEFYEKTVQACALLDDFAQLPDGDETVVGERGISLSGGQKARVSLARAVYARADIYLLDDVLSAVDSHVGKHIIDNVLGTRGLLSSKTRILATNAIPVLRQASYITLLKDGEITERGTYSQLVSRKGLVADLLKTAGHDSNGSGSSSASPPSSETSTVIEAEASQNKEEMEEALEDVPEMAPIKTGPSSLADKPRSGSTATLRRASTASFKGPRGKLTDEEVSGSARTKQTKEFVEQGKVKWSVYGEYAKENNLGAVAVYIIALLASQTANIGGSVWLKEWSENNQSAGSNENIGKYIGIYFAFGIGSSALTVVQTLILWIFCSIEASRKLHERMANAIFRSPMSFFDTTPTGRILNRFSSDIYRVDEVLARTFNMLFVNAAKSGFTLVVISVSTPAFIALIIPLSLTYYFIQRYYLRTSRELKRLDSVSRSPIYAHFQESLGGVTTIRAYRQQQRFEMENEWRVDANLRAYFPSISANRWLAVRLEFIGAVVILAAASFSIVSVANHSGLSPGLVGLAMSYALQITSSLNWIVRQTVEVETNIVSVERVLEYARLPSEAPEVIPGKRPPVAWPANGEVDFENYSTRYREGLDLVLKNISLDIKSHEKIGVVGRTGAGKSSLTLALFRLIEPVSGNISIDHLNTSSIGLLDLRRRLAIIPQDAALFEGSVRDNLDPGHVHDDTELWSVLDHARLKDHIAGMDGGLEAKINEGGSNLSQGQRQLVSLARAMLTPSNILVLDEATAAVDVETDAMLQATLRSPLFSHRTIITVAHRLNTILDSDRVVVLDKGEVVEFDTPLALFKKQGAFYGLMKQAGLELE from the exons ATGGATTCGTTCTCCTATGGCCATCAGCAGCGCCTGCTGAACACCGGCTCCTTCACGGGCCTGCGGCCTCTCCACCAGCTGGGCGCCGGCTACCTTtcggcttcgccgtcgaaaCAGCCGTTCTGCGGCAACGAAGAAGGGTGGGGCCCGTTGAGCCCGCACCGTTACGACTTCACCCCTTGCTTCATAGACGTCTGGGTCGCCTCCGTATCCGTCTACGGGCTCGTCTTCGGCCCCGTCGCCATCTGGTGGTTGTTGAAAAGGAAGCAGCAGCTCGAACATGGCACCTCCAAGAATCTTCACTTCTGGATCAAGCAGACGCTCCTCGCGGCACTCATTgcagacgtcgtcgtccagctgGCGATTCAGATAGTCAATTACCAAAAAATATGGCTTACCGACTTCCGCGTCTGGACCACCCTGCTCACCATCCTCTCCATGGGAGTCATCTTTTCCATACAGTGGATCGAGCACACCAAGTTGAGGCATGCCAACGGGGTGGTGCTCTTCTATTGGCTGCTGCTCATCATCTCTCTTGCTGTCAAGCTGCGCTCCCTCATCTCTCAACAGGTGTACGACACCCATCTGTCGTACTTTGTCACCTACTGCGTCGGCTTCGgactcgccatcgtcgagttTCTCGTCGAATGGCTCTGGCCGCGCagcgcctcctcgagcgGCTACGAAGCTATTTTGGAAGATGATGAATGCCCGGCCGAGTATGCCACCGTCTTCTCCAGGCTCACCTTTTCCTGGATGACGCCCCTGATGAGGCACGGCTACAAGGTCTTCCTCACCGAGAACGACCTCTGGAGCTTGGCCAAGTCGGATCAGACGAAGAATACGGGAGAAGCCTTCGAGGATGCCTGGAAGCACGAGCTCAGGAACCGCCCAAACTCGCCATCCCTGTGGCTTGCCCTCTTCAGAGCCTACGGCGGGCCCTACATGTATGCCGCCGTCTTCAAGGTGGGCAACGACATCGCGCAATACCTTCAGCCTCAGCTGCTTCGCGTCCTCATCAGCTTTGTTGCCTCCTACGGCGAAGATATGGTTCCGCAGCCCATCATCAAGGGTGCCTCGATTGCCCTGGCCATGTTTGCTTGCGCCGTTTTCCAGACCACCATGGTC CATCAATACTTTCAGCTCACCTTCGAGACGGGAATGCGCATCAAGGGTGGCCTTGGTTCCACAATCTACCGCAAGTCGATGCGCCTATCCAACGAAGGAAGGTCCTCCAAGTCGACCGGTGACATTGTCAACTATATGGCTGTCGATGCCCAGCGCCTTCAAGACCTTACCCAGTTTGCTCAGCAGGCTTGGTCGGCTCCCTTTCAGATCATCATTTGCATGGTTTCGCTGTACAACCTTGTCGGATGGTCCATGATGGctggcatcgtcgtcatgatTGTCATGATGCCCGTTCAGGGATTCGTCGCGAAGATCATGAAGAACCTGCAAAAGGATCAGATGAAGAACAAGGATGCCAGAAGCAGGCTGATCAACGAGATCATCACCAACATGAAGAGCATCAAGCTCTTTGCCTGGGGCTCGGCCTTTATGAACAAGCTGAACTTTGTCCGGAACGAGCAGGAGCTCAAGAACCTGCGGAGAATCGGTGCGACCCAAGCGTTTGCCAATTTTACCTGGAACACGGCCCCTTTCTTCGTCTCCTGCTCGACATTCACCGTATTCGTTCTTACTCAAGACCGTCCTCTAACGACCGATATCGTATTCCCCGCGCTCG CGCTCTTCAATTTGCTAACGTTCCCCCTTGCCGTCCTTCCCATGGTCAtcaccgccatcgtcgaggcatccgtcgccgtcggtcgacTGACTTCCTTTCtcaccgccgaggagctccaATCGAACGCCGTCACCGTGAGAGAGGCACCCGAGGAGATGGGCGAGGAGACGGTCATCATCAGAGAAGCTACTTTCTCGTGGAACCGCCACGAAAGCAAGAACGCTCTTGTTGACATTGATTACACCGCGTACAAGGGAGAACTCTCCTGCATCGTTGGTAgagtcggcgccggcaaatCGTCCTTCCTCCAGAGCATCCTAGGAGGTCTTTGGAAGGTCAAGGGTGACGTGGAAGTTAGGGGGACTGTCGCATATGCGAGCCAACAAACGTGGATCCTGAACGCGACCGTCAAGGAGAACATTGTGTTTGGATACCGTTTTGAGCCGGAGTTTTATGAAAAGACGGTCCAGGCCTGCGCCCTCTTGGACGACTTTGCTCAGCTCCCGGACGGCGATGAGACTGTTGTCGGGGAGCGTGGCATCTCTCTGAGCGGCGGCCAGAAAGCCCGCGTGTCGTTGGCCCGCGCCGTATACGCCAGGGCGGACATCTATCTGCTAGATGATGTCCTGTCTGCCGTCGATTCCCATGTTGGCAAGCACATCATTGACAACGTGCTCGGAACGCGAGGCCTGTTATCCTCCAAGACGCGAATCTTGGCCACAAACGCGATTCCGGTATTGCGTCAAGCCAGCTACATCACTTTGCTCAAGGACGGCGAAATCACCGAGAGGGGGACGTATAGCCAGCTGGTCTCCCGAAAGGGTCTTGTTGCCGATTTGTTGAAAACGGCAGGACATGACTCCAACGGAAGCGGctccagcagcgccagcccgccgtcgagcgagaCCTCGACGGTCATCGAAGCCGAAGCGTCACAGAACAAGGAAGAAATGGAGGAAGCGCTCGAAGATGTTCCCGAGATGGCTCCCATCAAGACTGGTCCATCATCCTTGGCGGACAAGCCGCGGTCTGGCAGCACGGCAACGTtgcggcgagcgagcaccGCTAGCTTCAAGGGTCCTCGAGGCAAGCTGACGGATGAAGAGGTGTCTGGAAGCGCCAGAACCAAGCAAACGAAGGAATTCGTCGAGCAGGGCAAAGTCAAGTGGTCTGTCTACGGCGAATATGCCAAAGAGAACAACTTGGGTGCGGTCGCCGTCTACATCATTGCCTTGCTCGCGTCCCAAACGGCAAATATTG GCGGCTCTGTATGGCTGAAGGAATGGTCCGAGAACAACCAGTCGGCTGGTTCAAACGAAAACATTGGAAAATACATTGGGATATACTTTGCGTTTGGCATCGGCTCCTCTGCGCTCACCGTCGTCCAAACGCTCATCCTGTGGATCTTCTGCTCCATCGAG GCTTCGCGGAAACTTCACGAGCGGATGGCGAACGCGATATTTAGATCTCCCATGTCCTTTTTCgacacgacgccgacgggtcGCATTTTGAATCGATTTTCTAG TGACATCTATCGTGTCGATGAAGTCTTGGCTCGAACGTTCAACATGCTGTTCGTCAACGCGGCCAAGTCCGGCTTCACGCTGGTGGTCATCTccgtctcgacgccggcgtttATCGCCCTGATCATCCCTCTTAGCCTGACGTACTACTTCATCCAACGGTACTACCTCCGAACGTCTCGTGAACTCAAGCGACTGGACAGCGTTAGCCGCAGCCCGATCTACGCCCACTTCCAGGAGTCGTTGGGTGGCGTCACGACGATTCGAGCGTACCGTCAGCAGCAGCGGTTCGAAATGGAGAACGAGTGGCGGGTTGATGCAAACCTACGGGCGTACTTTCCCTCCATCAGCGCGAACCGTTGGCTCGCCGTGCGGCTCGAGTtcatcggcgccgtcgtcatcctcgccgccgcgagcttCTCCATCGTCTCGGTGGCGAACCACAGTGGCCTGAGCCCCGGCCTCGTGGGCTTGGCCATGTCGTACGCGCTGCAGATCACGTCGTCGCTCAACTGGATTGTCCGCCAGACGGTCGAAGTCGAGACCAACATTGTCTCGGTCGAGCGAGTTCTCGAGTACGCGAGACTGCCTAGCGAGGCGCCCGAGGTGATCCCCGGCAAGCGACCGCCCGTGGCGTGGCCGGCCAATGGCGAGGTGGACTTTGAGAACTACAGCACGCGGTACCGCGAGGGGTTGGATCTTGTGCTGAAGAACATCAGCCTCGACATCAAGTCGCACGAGAAAAtcggcgtcgttggccgTACCGGAGCCGGCAAATCATCCCTCACATTGGCCCTGTTCCGACTCATCGAGCCGGTCAGCGGCAACATCAGCATCGACCATCTCAACACATCGTCGATCGGGTTGCTGGATCTTCGGCGCCGACTGGCCATCATTCCCCAGGACGCCGCGCTGTTTGAGGGATCCGTCCGCGATAACCTCGACCCTGGACACGTCCACGACGATACCGAACTTTGGAGCGTGCTCG ACCACGCACGATTAAAGGACCACATTGCCGGCATGGATGGCGGCCTTGAAGCCAAAATAAACGAAGGAG GCTCGAACCTCTCGCAGGGCCAGCGACAACTCGTCTCTCTCGCCCGGGCGATGCTGACGCCGTCCAACATCCTCgttctcgacgaggccacggcggcggttgACGTCGAAACGGACGCGATGCTGCAGGCCACGCTGCGGTCGCCGCTTTTTTCGCACCGAACGATCATCACGGTGGCGCACCGTCTCAACACGATCCTCGACAGCGACCGTGTCGTGGTGCTCGACAAGGGCGAGGTTGTTGAGTTTGACACGCCGCTTGCGCTGTTCAAGAAGCAAGGCGCGTTCTATGGGCTCATGAAGCAGGCCGGTTTGGAACTGGAGTAG
- a CDS encoding Esterase/lipase superfamily protein — protein MASVCTKSPFPVHVHPFKVPGQSTCAYEMGEPSSRNALIFIGGLGDGPHTTPYIRTVARHLQSEASKALCYSVFEIRLRSSFIGFGTRSLKEDVEDISAFVKYLRGIGKEKIVLFGHSTGCQDCMEYADYTTHQNIPVDGFILQAPVSDRESIENACSDYHASLDVAKKWIAEGRGNDCLPSTDKVVCLLGAPISAYRLHSLGDDDYFSSDLDDETVSRFWKRFTKPVLVLHSEKDEYVPARISQVMLNNRYREAGPSVSQLSGLIPDTGHTVKREKARNWLAERVVAFLQTLNGEQRKEGGTGSFKAHGAVDEMDDLALHYAG, from the exons ATGGCAAGTGTATGCACCAAGAGTCCTTTTccagtgcatgtgcacccGTTCAAGGTTCCCGGCCAAAGCACGTGCGCATATGAAATGGGAGAGCCGTCCTCTCGGAATGCCCTCATCTTCATCGGCGGCCTTGGGGATGGACCTCATACTACGCCGTACATCAGAACAGTGGCGAGGCATCTGCAATCCGAAGCTTCCAAGGCGCTGTGCTACTCAGTCTTCGAGATTCGCCTGCGAAGTTCATTCATTGGTTTTGGCACTCGCAGCTTGAAGGAAGACGTCGAGGACATCTCCGCTTTTGTCAAGTACCTCCGTGGCATTGGCAAAGAGAAGATTGTCCTCTTTGGCCACTCCACAGGCTGCCAG GATTGCATGGAGTATGCGGACTACACTACGCACCAAAACATTCCAGTAGACGGGTTTATCCTCCAGGCACCAGTCTCGGATCGAGAGTCCATCGAGAATGCGTGCTCGGATTATCATGCCAGCCTTGATGTTGCCAAAAAATGGATAGCCGAGGGCAGAGGAAATGACTGCCTTCCATCAACCGACAAGGTTGTCTGCTTGCTAGGAGCTCCAATCTCCGCATACAGACTGCATTCGTT gggcgacgacgactatTTCTCCTCAGACCTTGATGACGAGACAGTCTCGCGCTTTTGGAAACGGTTCACGAAGCCAGTGCTGGTGCTGCACTCGGAAAAGGACGAGTATGTCCCGGCGCGTATTAGCCAGGTCATGCTGAACAACAGATATCGCGAAGCAGGCCCTTCCGTGAGCCAGCTGTCTGGCTTGATTCCGGATACCGGCCATACCGTCAAGAGGGAGAAGGCCCGAAATTGGCTCGCCGAGAGAGTCGTGGCGTTTCTCCAGACCTTGAACGGCGAACAAA GAAAGGAGGGAGGGACTGGCAGTTTCAAGGCCCATGGCGCCGTTGACGAAATGGATGACCTGGCTCTCCATTATGCTGGCTGA
- a CDS encoding HEAT repeat protein produces the protein MDKPPRSQDRNALFQRQLKPCCVGISQLAIRQSEAPSAPRELLDLTTQLLAILKEQTGIGSGALDEKLAEYVFFPMYHIFRQMDQYPMMLVENCVKCLQILITHGWKSQLSAKMVQQILSLLIFIIDGTPDSRNKRDVPEETVLETFRAQTALFDTIASSATASYGLTEQDTIPILGHGIAVMLDGAVDGANAEVQGEALKSLQAVNAALRDQDALASFLPGTVSSLTKILATPKRHKTAVLSGCLETTRLVLTRVLGDMRMRSILGHQGVEQNSIEGDKILSPAWLKATVHQVKLALSTTMKLRTHDAPAVKMALEKLCITLLDECRATLSNCTAMLVETAIILDCGDDSNVSAQTSLRHLAIIYPELGEDVKTTVYNWMSSLSRIMQAADEDSKRVAVHNLSKGVGLLQSLGIESSTLEDAISSALRDSIIAIMKSASHPSSPSNQLQLLDGSTLQELPGQAAFQPVILARESQKGLRFELLGLMGIIGSATQKAKLGAMMMEYVHDTPAEDQVAAMWLCFELLKAAQKHSAETEAFLDLSSFSLAERSGDSETLLDDLYGWAIQILDSHLDSDSADWRLEALSMEVAAYAAHRSGLSFRPELIDVLFPVATYLGSEKVQLQQHAMATLNSIAGSCQYASVSDLMVENVDYMVNSVSLRLNTLDISPASMQVLLMMIRLAGSRLIPFLDDVVDSVFAALDNYHGYTFFVESLFSVLKEIVDQASEAERGLLTDRERTAANHKKKAPEGKFVDLLDFLDKRKARQDRDAAEAAGEKRIQGHPETPWTSDAAGDATGVPQEPERAPSDERPPNSPTYQLLLRIATSTQHYLTSPTPKLRRSLLALLTTASSILAGDEDAFLPLVNAVWPVVIGRLYDQESYITIEACHALSGLCQAAGDFLSSRFRTEWGDGLGAWCSKVKEQASSRSTRRRPFEADPPPGRGSEVLIPIRSQGGLEGRLSTRELGGPSSSSLGLHASPVKVWEAVVKLLTSIVSYVHVEEGMFDDILLLLSEVLEENKEVREALSVINADAVWLVRYERGLVEPLPTPKVEGFTFAGLAQVPRTSD, from the exons ATGGACAAACCACCCCGCAGCCAAGATCGCAATGCGCTGTTCCAAAGG CAGCTGAAGCCATGTTGTGTTGGCATAAGCCAACTGGCCATCCGCCAGTCGGAGGCCCCATCGGCTCCTCGAGAACTGCTCGATCTCACAACCCAGCTGCTCGCTATTCTCAAAGAGCAAACAGGGATTGGCTCCGGTGCACTCGATGAAAAGTTGGCCGAGTATGTCTTCTTTCCCATGTACCACATCTTTCGCCAGATGGATCAGTATCCGATGATGCTGGTGGAGAATTGTGTGAAATGCCTCCAGATTCTCATCACACATGGTTGGAAATCCCAACTATCTGCCAAGATGGTGCAGCAAATATTGAGTCTCCTCATCTTCATCATCGATGGAACCCCTGACTCTCGCAACAAGCGAGATGTTCCCGAAGAGACTGTGCTGGAGACGTTTCGCGCCCAGACAGCCCTGTTCGACACcatcgcctcctcggcgacggcatcttATGGTCTGACCGAACAGGACACGATTCCTATATTAGGACACGGAATCGCCGTCATGCTGGACGGCGCGGTTGACGGCGCCAACGCCGAGGTTCAGGGAGAGGCGCTGAAATCCTTGCAAGCTGTGAATGCCGCACTCAGGGATCAAGACGCTCTGGCAAGCTTTCTTCCGGGAACTGTGTCATCTCTTACTAAGATTCTTGCCACGCCGAAACGGCACAAGACAGCCGTGCTATCAGGCTGCCTAGAGACTACGCGGTTGGTCTTGACCCGGGTATTGGGTGACATGAGAATGAGGTCAATTCTAGGCCATCAAGGCGTGGAGCAGAACAGCATCGAGGGCGACAAGATTCTTAGCCCAGCATGGCTCAAGGCGACAGTACATCAAGTTAAACTCGCTCTATCAACCACCATGAAGCTTCGTACTCACGATGCCCCTGCGGTCAAGATGGCTCTCGAAAAGCTTTGCATCACCTTGCTGGACGAATGTCGCGCAACATTGTCGAACTGCACGGCCATGCTGGTTGAAACTGCCATCATCCTCGATTGCGGCGATGACAGCAACGTGTCGGCGCAAACAAGCTTGAGGCACCTAGCCATCATATACCCCGAACTGGGAGAAGATGTCAAGACGACCGTGTATAACTGGATGTCAAGTTTGTCGAGGATAATGCAAGCAGCTGACGAGGACTCGAAACGGGTTGCGGTACACAACTTGTCCAAGGGGGTTGGCCTGTTGCAGAGCCTTGGGATCGAATCATCAACTCTTGAAGACGCCATATCTAGCGCGCTGAGAGACagcatcatcgccatcatgaAGTCGGCATCGCATCCATCCAGCCCTTCCAACCAACTTCAGCTCCTCGATGGGTCCACGTTGCAGGAACTACCTGGTCAAGCTGCATTCCAACCGGTCATTTTGGCCCGCGAAAGCCAAAAGGGCCTGAGATTCGAACTGTTGGGACTCATGGGCATCATTGGCTCAGCAACGCAGAAGGCCAAGCTAggggcgatgatgatggagtACGTTCATGATACGCCGGCGGAGGACCAAGTAGCCGCCATGTGGCTCTGCTTCGAGTTGCTCAAGGCCGCACAGAAACACTCGGCGGAAACCGAAGCCTTCTTGGATCTGTCCTCTTTTTCGCTCGCCGAACGGTCGGGAGACTCGGAGACATTGTTGGACGATCTCTACGGATGGGCCATCCAGATTTTGGATTCCCACTTGGACTCTGACTCGGCAGACTGGCGCTTGGAGGCGCTTTCAATGGAAGTTGCCGCCTATGCTGCACACAGATCTGGCCTCTCCTTCCGGCCTGAACTGATAGATGTCCTGTTCCCCGTCGCGACATACCTAGGATCCGAGAAGGTGCAATTGCAACAACACGCGATGGCGACATTGAACAGCATAGCGGGGTCGTGCCAATACGCAAGTGTATCCGATTTGATGGTCGAAAACGTCGATTACATGGTCAATTCTGTCTCTCTGCGGCTGAACACGCTGGACATTTCTCCGGCATCCATGCAGGTGCTTCTGATGATGATCCGCCTAGCGGGGTCGCGGTTGATAcccttcctcgacgacgttgtcGACTCTGTATTCGCCGCGTTGGATAACTATCACGGCTACACTTTTTTCGTCGAGAGCCTCTTTTCCGTCTTGAAAGAGATTGTCGATCAAGCGTCGGAAGCAGAACGCGGCCTACTGACCGACCGGGAACGTACAGCCGCGAACCACAAGAAGAAGGCACCAGAAGGAAAGTTTGTCGATTTGCTCGATTTCCTGGACAAGCGCAAGGCGCGACAGGATCGAGACGCCGCAGAGGCTGCGGGTGAGAAGCGTATTCAAGGGCATCCAGAAACCCCCTGGACATCCGATGCCGCTGGGGACGCAACGGGCGTGCCACAGGAGCCGGAGCGTGCACCAAGCGATGAGAGGCCACCAAACTCACCGACATACCAACTGCTGCTCAGAATAGCGACGTCCACCCAACACTATCTCACATCCCCGACGCCAAAGCTGAGGAGATCTCTGCTGGCGTTGctcacgacggcgtcgtcgatccTAGCCGGAGATGAGGATGCCTTTTTACCCCTTGTCAATGCCGTTTGGCCGGTCGTGATTGGCAGGCTCTACGACCAGGAAAGCTACATCACCATCGAAGCATGCCATGCGCTCTCAGGTTTGTGCCAAGCAGCTGGTGATTTCTTGAGTTCAAGGTTCAGGACGGAGTGGGGGGATGGACTTGGCGCTTGGTGCAGCAAGGTCAAGGAGCAAGCGTCCAGCAGGTCGACTCGACGCAGGCCTTTCGAGGCGGACCCCCCGCCTGGAAGAGGCAGCGAGGTGCTGATTCCGATCCGATCACAGGGCGGCCTGGAAGGCAGGTTGTCGACGCGGGAGCTTGGTGGCCCGTCATCTAGCAGTCTCGGGCTCCACGCCTCGCCAGTCAAGGTCTGGGAGGCAGTGGTGAAGCTGCTGACGTCTATTGTCTCGTACGTGCATGTGGAGGAGGGGATGTTTGACGACATCTTGCTCTTGCTGTCGGAGGTGCTGGAAGAAAACAAGGAGGTCCGGGAGGCGCTCTCGGTCatcaacgccgacgccgtttGGCTCGTGCGATACGAGCGGGGACTTGTCGAGCCTCTGCCGACTCCCAAGGTGGAAGGGTTTACGTTTGCTGGGTTGGCGCAGGTGCCACGGACGTCGGACTAG
- a CDS encoding hypothetical protein (related to NPY1-NADH pyrophosphatase I of the Nudix family of hydrolases, has a peroxisomal targetin), with amino-acid sequence MPDHPVLTQDSSMLTRRFGKEVINYYAGSRLNRYSFLRSDAKFLSNAAASTSACFLALSNLAPLVLDKRSLALLTLDDVEPLIGRVLFAQSDAEAIEQFDSSTKTPLVLFLGALDETDAPELETQSHGIVRARPFFAVDATPREPYADAASAFLRQQEVLGRKLQTDSRSMTLNAEAASIYAQARSMIDWNGRHPFCAGCGNANLSVEAGYKRVCPPTDLRGSADAETRGDCPTRHGVSNVCFPRSDPTMIAAVVSADGSRILLGRQKRYPPDWYSALAGFLEPGESVEEAVRREVWEEAGVKVGRVVVHSSQPWPYPSTLMLGAIAQALPGEETIALNDKELEEARWFTIDEVRDALRRGAGSLVSPPSKERKEGQLRVPPPQAIANRLMTAVVDGYMTGIPKI; translated from the exons ATGCCCGATCACCCGGTGCTGACGCAAGACTCCTCCATGCTCACCCGCCGCTTCGGCAAGGAAGTCATCAACTATTACGCCGGCAGCCGCCTCAACCGCTACTCCTTCCTGCGCTCCGACGCCAAGTTCTTGAGCaacgcggccgcctcgacgtcggcttgcttcctcgccctcaGCAACCTCGCCCCCCTCGTCCTTGACAAGCGCTCTCTCGCCCTCCTCACCTTGGACGATGTCGAACCGCTCATAGGCCGCGTGCTGTTCGCCCAAAGTGATGCTGAAGCCATCGAGCAGTTTGATTCATCCACCAAAACGCCCTTGGTCCTCTTCTTGGGTGCCCTGGACGAAACGGACGCTCCAGAGCTCGAGACGCAGAGCCATGGCATCGTCAGGGCCCGGCCattcttcgccgtcgacgccaccCCCAGGGAACcctacgccgacgccgcctctGCCTTTTTGCGGCAGCAGGAGGTGCTGGGCAGGAAGCTGCAGACCGACTCGAGGAGCATGACGCTCAACGCCGAAGCCG CATCCATCTACGCCCAAGCGAGATCCATGATAGACTGGAACGGCCGCCACCCCTTCTGTGCCGGCTGCGGAAACGCCAACCTctccgtcgaggccggctaCAAGCGTGTCTGCCCCCCCACCGATCTCCGGGGCTCCGCCGATGCGGAAACGCGCGGGGACTGCCCGACCCGCCACGGCGTCTCGAACGTGTGCTTCCCGCGTTCCGATCCTACCAtgatcgccgccgtcgtctccgccgacgGGTCCCGCATTCTGCTCGGCCGCCAGAAACGCTACCCTCCCGACTGGTACAGCgcgctcgccggcttcctcgagcccggcgagtccgtcgaggaagccgtgAGGAGGGAGGTCTGGGAGGAGGCGGGTGTCAAAgtcggccgagtcgtcgtccACTCCTCTCAGCCTTGGCCGTACCCGTCGACGCTCATGCTCGGGGCCATAGCCCAGGCGCTGCCGGGTGAGGAGACCATCGCTCTGAATGACAAGGAGCTGGAGGAGGCAAGATGGTTTACCATCGACGAGGTGCGAGATGCTCTGAGGAGAGGCGCAGGCTCCCTCGTCAGTCCGCCGTCAAAGGAACGCAAGGAGGGGCAGTTGCGCGTGCCCCCGCCGCAGGCCATTGCGAACCGGCTGATGACGGCCGTGGTGGACGGCTACATGACCGGCATTCCCAAGATTTGA